A single region of the Nocardioides aurantiacus genome encodes:
- a CDS encoding AIPR family protein: MELQERQVRRRLEEDFESHIDLSDYQQHSESEQAKARTTRALAALTVAARAMVSVDEACASVVDESNDQGIDAIGISAARREVYVVQTKTSVGGPSPTEVMKFVHGIRCLLDWDWDALGPKARRRRGEIEEVLADARVIAIFSYLGAQGPNEDASRLSNQLTEDVNAAGDILEFHYEGLRENFERRNIASGLSSPDSELTFDRWITMSDYRSEIMGIVSGEQLATLTEQFSELLFDKNIRAILRSTETNEVLDETLRDSPSDFWYYNNGITIVANSIGCSRTNPRSSNETFSLKGLSVVNGAQTCGALSRAFRSNLPLDDVHVTVRVISTAEHPEDFEKQVTRYTNTQNQVSNREFVALDPYQQELSDLLLAEKVQYSFRTGQALDDEEYDFAFDLEEATRALSCWSGVANATRAKREIGRMWADLSASPYLELFPRDLNAAIMYNSVRFWRSFRDSYNSAGREREHRAKNIVKNSEFMASALFMQWARGNAAEFTNIDWDVAAFMAGCTDQVRVLAECVVARHERENPGGFAMSFFKNQQKVETFARAVRADFLQELQSSSGTS; the protein is encoded by the coding sequence GTGGAGCTGCAAGAGCGTCAGGTTCGTAGGCGGCTGGAGGAAGACTTCGAATCCCACATCGACCTGTCCGACTATCAGCAGCATTCGGAGAGTGAACAGGCAAAGGCACGCACCACTCGGGCCTTGGCGGCCTTGACCGTGGCGGCGCGCGCAATGGTCTCTGTTGACGAGGCGTGCGCATCCGTGGTCGATGAGAGTAATGACCAGGGAATCGATGCGATCGGGATTTCGGCCGCGCGTCGTGAGGTTTACGTCGTTCAGACCAAGACGTCCGTTGGTGGCCCCAGTCCGACCGAAGTTATGAAGTTCGTGCACGGCATTCGCTGCCTTCTCGACTGGGATTGGGATGCGTTGGGCCCAAAGGCTCGTCGGCGTCGCGGTGAGATAGAAGAGGTGCTTGCCGATGCTCGAGTCATAGCCATCTTTAGTTACTTAGGCGCGCAAGGACCAAACGAGGATGCGTCTCGCCTGAGCAATCAGTTGACCGAAGACGTAAACGCGGCGGGCGATATCCTCGAGTTTCACTATGAAGGTCTGCGAGAGAACTTCGAACGCAGGAACATTGCCAGCGGCCTGTCGTCACCTGACTCCGAGCTGACTTTTGACCGGTGGATCACAATGAGCGACTACAGGTCGGAGATCATGGGAATAGTTTCCGGTGAGCAGCTAGCAACTCTGACAGAACAATTTAGTGAACTACTGTTTGATAAAAACATCCGCGCGATCCTTCGGTCCACCGAAACAAACGAAGTTCTCGACGAAACCCTACGCGACTCGCCGTCAGACTTCTGGTACTACAATAACGGCATTACCATTGTTGCAAACTCGATCGGGTGCTCTCGCACCAATCCGAGGTCCTCTAACGAGACCTTCTCGTTGAAAGGCTTAAGCGTCGTCAATGGGGCACAGACTTGCGGTGCCCTTTCGCGAGCATTCCGCAGTAACTTGCCGTTAGATGACGTTCATGTCACGGTCCGCGTCATCTCGACCGCAGAGCACCCCGAGGACTTTGAGAAACAGGTCACCCGCTACACCAATACCCAGAACCAAGTCAGCAACCGCGAGTTTGTCGCGTTGGATCCATATCAGCAGGAGCTGAGTGACCTCCTCTTGGCTGAAAAGGTTCAGTACTCGTTCCGCACCGGACAGGCGCTCGACGACGAAGAGTATGACTTTGCGTTCGATCTCGAGGAGGCCACCCGAGCGCTGAGCTGCTGGTCTGGCGTGGCCAACGCGACGCGAGCCAAGCGCGAGATCGGTCGCATGTGGGCAGACCTCAGTGCAAGTCCGTATCTCGAACTTTTTCCTCGTGATTTGAATGCGGCGATCATGTACAACTCTGTGCGCTTTTGGCGCTCATTCCGTGACTCGTACAATTCCGCCGGCCGAGAGCGGGAGCATCGGGCGAAGAATATCGTCAAGAACTCTGAGTTCATGGCGTCTGCGCTCTTTATGCAGTGGGCGCGGGGAAATGCCGCCGAGTTTACGAACATCGACTGGGATGTTGCAGCTTTCATGGCTGGTTGCACGGATCAGGTTCGTGTCCTAGCGGAGTGCGTAGTTGCACGTCACGAACGGGAGAATCCAGGCGGCTTTGCTATGTCGTTCTTCAAGAACCAGCAAAAGGTCGAAACTTTTGCTCGGGCGGTCCGTGCTGATTTTCTGCAGGAGCTCCAGTCGTCGTCGGGCACCTCTTAG
- a CDS encoding FtsK/SpoIIIE domain-containing protein: protein MTLPKTAATAWSEARFWVVLLTRLTGRFPGHVVVALALAWIAWALAPVTVALAASVAISVRIWMLRWPLGYWRAAGPVVGRCRAGAVRRCWGESLDACGLTNDRPLLRVLARWPRLVIRSRLASGQTVTEFEERAEALRSCVGATQIRIEPDGVRDVRISLAFADVLDLPFAANVPAHGSDDAVIVGRQWDGSDWALPIGPHTLVAGCSGSGKGSVLWSFVFGLAPAVRDGRVQLHGIDLKGGMEILMGRGFFTTLATSQAEAVASLELLVDWLQARTRQYAGRVRSHQASETEPLHVVVIDELAALTAYSTDRELQRRGEVALSILLSQGRAPGFVVLACLQDPRKDVVPTRGLFTQMVGLRLKDDSESTMVLGEAAVQAGAHCHRLSRELPGTGYVVPESGGPPVKVRAGYASDDLIRETAAEFATPTTLSVLPVRVESAGRNRRPGRATETR from the coding sequence ATGACCCTCCCCAAGACGGCAGCGACGGCGTGGTCCGAGGCCCGCTTCTGGGTGGTTCTCCTGACCCGGTTGACAGGGCGGTTCCCCGGCCACGTCGTCGTTGCTCTTGCCCTGGCGTGGATTGCATGGGCTCTCGCGCCCGTGACGGTCGCTCTGGCGGCATCCGTGGCGATCTCGGTGCGGATCTGGATGCTCCGCTGGCCGCTCGGCTACTGGCGCGCGGCTGGGCCCGTCGTCGGGCGTTGCCGAGCAGGCGCTGTCAGACGATGCTGGGGGGAGTCCCTGGACGCATGTGGGCTCACGAACGATCGGCCACTGCTCCGAGTCCTGGCCCGCTGGCCACGGCTGGTGATCCGGTCACGGCTGGCGAGCGGCCAGACCGTCACCGAGTTCGAGGAGAGGGCCGAAGCCCTGCGCTCCTGCGTGGGAGCCACGCAGATCCGGATCGAGCCCGACGGCGTCCGCGACGTCCGCATCTCGTTGGCCTTCGCTGACGTCCTGGACCTCCCCTTTGCTGCGAACGTTCCCGCGCACGGTTCGGACGATGCGGTGATCGTGGGACGGCAGTGGGACGGGTCCGACTGGGCCCTCCCCATCGGCCCCCACACCCTGGTTGCCGGGTGCTCCGGGTCCGGGAAGGGGTCGGTCCTGTGGTCGTTCGTCTTCGGCCTCGCCCCGGCCGTGAGAGACGGCCGCGTCCAGCTGCATGGCATCGACCTCAAGGGCGGCATGGAGATCCTGATGGGTCGCGGCTTCTTCACGACGCTCGCGACATCCCAGGCGGAGGCCGTCGCATCGCTCGAGCTGCTGGTCGACTGGCTACAGGCGAGGACCCGTCAATATGCCGGCCGCGTCCGCAGCCACCAGGCATCCGAGACCGAGCCACTTCACGTCGTCGTCATCGACGAGCTGGCGGCCCTGACGGCGTACTCGACGGATCGGGAGCTCCAACGTCGCGGCGAGGTGGCGCTGAGCATCCTGCTCTCGCAGGGGAGGGCGCCCGGGTTCGTCGTGCTGGCCTGCTTGCAGGACCCGCGCAAGGACGTCGTACCAACACGGGGGCTGTTCACGCAGATGGTGGGCCTTCGGCTCAAGGACGACTCGGAGTCGACCATGGTCCTGGGTGAGGCAGCAGTGCAGGCGGGTGCCCACTGCCACCGCCTGTCACGCGAACTGCCCGGCACGGGTTACGTCGTGCCGGAGTCCGGGGGGCCGCCGGTCAAGGTGCGGGCCGGCTACGCGTCGGACGACCTGATCCGCGAGACGGCCGCAGAGTTCGCGACGCCGACGACGCTGTCCGTGCTCCCGGTGCGCGTCGAGAGCGCGGGACGAAACCGACGTCCTGGCCGTGCAACGGAGACGAGATGA
- a CDS encoding plasmid replication, integration and excision activator, producing the protein MAIPRKLPVEFDIVFPLGAYMVGEISPVRDYDRSTRENAVQAADPDSGFPVWAVDVVDADPDARKNNRTMTVKVSAKVMPVLERHEGELPFRPVRFTGMTATAYVEDSGNFSRIAWSLRASEVTTPSAPAAGGSSQRADKAVA; encoded by the coding sequence ATGGCCATTCCGCGCAAGCTGCCCGTCGAGTTCGACATCGTCTTCCCGCTCGGTGCCTACATGGTCGGCGAGATCTCGCCGGTCCGTGACTACGACCGATCCACCCGCGAGAACGCCGTCCAGGCGGCCGACCCCGACTCGGGCTTCCCCGTCTGGGCGGTCGACGTCGTGGACGCCGACCCGGACGCCCGGAAGAACAACCGCACGATGACCGTCAAGGTCAGCGCCAAGGTGATGCCGGTGCTCGAGCGCCACGAGGGCGAGCTGCCGTTCCGGCCGGTGCGCTTCACGGGCATGACCGCGACGGCGTACGTCGAGGACAGTGGCAACTTCTCCCGCATCGCGTGGTCCCTGCGTGCGTCGGAGGTGACGACGCCGAGCGCACCCGCTGCCGGCGGCTCGTCACAGCGGGCCGACAAGGCGGTGGCCTGA
- a CDS encoding DUF4145 domain-containing protein: MASQSRNVFVGSTQHRTDPDSLPTEYDPSGPCPWCGRVSNFKIEDSQRWLRSIPTDHHAGYKATHVCAILRCDGCGNAVLSVTDPAGQGLHWYPPPGAGVLDRQVNVGVASAYDEGMRCLSINAFRAAAVMFRSSLSLFVKDKGSEKARGERHLKSALKHMKADGDLHKSLWEWADHLNQLGNEGAHPEDYDDVTGAEAVGLSKFVRHLIRHEYEMPAQLLRDQGLLGDD, encoded by the coding sequence ATGGCATCACAGTCCCGGAACGTGTTCGTCGGAAGCACCCAGCACCGTACCGACCCTGACAGCCTCCCGACCGAGTACGACCCCAGCGGCCCCTGCCCCTGGTGCGGACGTGTGTCCAACTTCAAGATTGAGGACAGCCAAAGATGGTTGCGCTCGATCCCAACCGATCATCATGCTGGTTACAAGGCCACCCACGTCTGCGCAATACTGCGCTGCGACGGGTGTGGAAACGCCGTTCTCAGTGTCACCGATCCCGCTGGACAGGGCTTGCACTGGTACCCACCGCCCGGAGCCGGGGTTCTCGACAGGCAGGTAAATGTGGGCGTGGCTTCTGCCTACGACGAGGGAATGAGATGCCTGAGCATCAACGCTTTCCGTGCCGCTGCTGTGATGTTCCGGTCTTCACTGAGCCTGTTCGTAAAAGACAAGGGGAGCGAGAAAGCGCGGGGCGAGCGTCACCTCAAGAGCGCTCTCAAACACATGAAGGCCGACGGCGACCTCCACAAGTCCCTTTGGGAGTGGGCAGACCATCTGAACCAACTGGGTAACGAAGGCGCTCACCCTGAGGATTACGACGATGTCACAGGTGCGGAAGCGGTGGGGCTGAGCAAGTTCGTCCGGCATCTAATCAGACACGAGTACGAGATGCCTGCGCAATTGCTCCGCGACCAGGGGTTGCTCGGAGATGACTAG